The Toxoplasma gondii ME49 chromosome III, whole genome shotgun sequence genome includes a window with the following:
- a CDS encoding hypothetical protein (encoded by transcript TGME49_299220~Signal peptide predicted by SignalP 2.0 HMM (probability 0.999) with cleavage site probability 0.931 at residue 19): MLRQNAVLAFCLLFSGVTARQSSHFHQSSPFSDGRGNFALAVPELSMFPSRLMLELLHLKALGILRVLPVPPQLVDCKIGLLDSYTCQNELTFAVGGHQLRYSDLEGIFDMLPNYRSSPENPHDSSAVHLFTTSVPNSTQVLGLYTLYNYYLMQDIFFGPIWEAFSRGFEQPTKAVAFSISPGTKKPRIDARSSPEAREASSPSSSAEQFFPTLTTVLDAVREAGLLEPIDEETVEKYRLGSVSRAQRLLDLYLHGRNQLALLPSRKALPRTARIEKQ; the protein is encoded by the coding sequence ATGCTGCGTCAGAATGCTGTGCTGGCGTTCTGCCTTCTATTTTCCGGTGTAACAGCGCGTCAAAGCAGTCACTTCCACCAGAGTTCTCCGTTCTCTGACGGGCGTGGCAATTTCGCACTGGCAGTTCCTGAGCTTAGTATGTTTCCGTCTCGTCTCATGCTCGAATTGTTGCACCTTAAGGCTCTTGGAATCCTGCGAGTCCTTCCCGTTCCTCCACAACTTGTCGACTGTAAGATCGGACTTCTGGACAGCTACACCTGCCAGAACGAACTGACATTCGCGGTTGGAGGCCACCAGCTGAGATACAGCGATCTGGAGGGCATCTTTGACATGCTGCCGAACTACCGTTCGAGTCCGGAAAACCCCCACGATTCGTCTGCAGTCCATCTGTTCACCACCTCTGTTCCAAACAGCACGCAAGTCTTGGGATTGTATACCTTGTACAACTACTATTTAATGCAGGATATCTTCTTCGGTCCTATATGGGAAGCGTTCTCGAGAGGATTCGAGCAACCCACGAAAGCCGTTGCCTTCTCTATTTCTCCCGgcacgaagaagccgcgaatTGATGCACGCTCCTCTCCAGAGGCCAGGGAGGCATCGTCGCCCAGCAGTAGTGCGGAACAATTTTTTCCTACGCTTACAACAGTGTTGGATGCCGTTCGAGAAGCGGGACTTCTGGAACCAATCGACGAGGAAACTGTGGAAAAGTACCGGCTGggttctgtgtctcgtgcGCAGCGTCTACTTGACTTATATCTCCACGGACGTAATCAactcgcgcttcttccctctaGAAAAGCGCTGCCTCGCACAGCCAGAATTGAAAAGCAGTGA